A genome region from Maylandia zebra isolate NMK-2024a linkage group LG6, Mzebra_GT3a, whole genome shotgun sequence includes the following:
- the LOC101481574 gene encoding uncharacterized protein LOC101481574: MTGQTVGGVIQDLSVPSLLGVGSRPQGETGSFTEEAVSILTSTSQLARSLLGHTFAFKRKDSFNNAEAMAGNSCDEDSGNNARRKREFIPNEKKDDGYWDKRKKNNEAARRSREKRRVNDMVLERRVMGLLEENARLRAELLALKFRFGLVKDPSNVSILPLTAPFCPHPTPRSTNHYQAHTDGSPYVGTQASANTHQILSQAPQQGAIYGARTAELSHSGSQETGVVTSCGSNVGSPVFFDDTLGESGRPSPRDVTEEQQCCESQYLSRQDSSEGLRSLPHKLRFKSPGGGSNGGEISASPDSRNSGLPIAMVGPNIQMRNHQQVGWDGQVESQASWSREDAWGVQYQGSPSGYNNSSFPQNSSDHRYPAEDNSLRSQISSLSQEVAQLKKLLSQQLLPKMA; this comes from the coding sequence ATGACGGGTCAGACTGTGGGAGGCGTCATCCAGGATCTGTCGGTGCCCTCTCTGCTGGGTGTGGGGTCCAGGCCTCAGGGGGAAACCGGCTCCTTCACCGAGGAGGCTGTTTCCATCCTGACCTCCACGAGTCAGCTGGCCCGAAGCCTCCTGGGTCACACGTTTGCCTTCAAACGCAAAGACAGCTTTAACAACGCTGAAGCCATGGCTGGCAACAGCTGTGACGAAGACAGCGGTAATAATGCACGTCGCAAACGGGAGTTCATCCCTAATGAGAAAAAAGATGATGGCTACTgggacaagaggaaaaaaaacaacgagGCAGCTAGACGCTCCAGAGAAAAGCGGAGAGTCAATGACATGGTGCTGGAGAGGCGGGTGATGGGTCTGCTGGAGGAGAATGCCCGCCTCAGGGCCGAGCTGTTGGCCCTCAAGTTTCGCTTTGGGCTTGTTAAGGACCCCTCTAATGTGTCCATCCTACCGTTGACTGCGCCCTTCTGTCCTCATCCCACCCCCAGATCAACAAATCACTACCAGGCTCACACTGATGGCTCCCCATATGTCGGCACACAGGCCAGTGCCAACACTCACCAGATCCTCTCTCAGGCTCCGCAGCAGGGCGCCATCTATGGTGCAAGAACAGCTGAGTTGAGTCATAGTGGATCGCAGGAGACTGGGGTTGTGACCTCATGTGGCTCAAACGTGGGTAGCCCTGTGTTTTTTGATGACACACTGGGTGAGAGTGGCAGGCCTTCTCCGAGGGATGTGACGGAGGAGCAGCAGTGCTGTGAGAGTCAGTATTTAAGCAGGCAAGACTCATCGGAGGGTTTGAGGAGTCTTCCACACAAGCTTCGTTTTAAAAGCCCTGGGGGAGGCAGCAACGGAGGGGAAATTTCTGCATCACCTGACAGCAGGAATAGTGGCCTGCCTATAGCCATGGTGGGACCAAACATCCAAATGAGAAACCACCAGCAAGTGGGGTGGGACGGCCAGGTGGAGAGCCAGGCTTCTTGGTCTAGAGAGGATGCCTGGGGTGTGCAGTATCAGGGTTCACCTTCAGGATATAATAACTCATCTTTTCCGCAGAATTCAAGCGACCACAGATATCCAGCAGAGGACAACAGCCTCAGGtcgcagatcagcagtttgtcCCAGGAAGTGGCTCAGCTCAAGAAGCTCCTGTCTCAACAGCTGCTTCCTAAGATGGCCTAA
- the nfil3-5 gene encoding nuclear factor, interleukin 3 regulated, member 5 translates to MESLSIHLPSTSNNNDEEGDSFSPYNGSLPSPSPEGSARISRQSKGSKPTVTSRRKREFISDEKKDACYWEKRRKNNEAAKRSREKRRLNDMVLENRVMALNEENVRLKTELLQLKLRFGLISTASYMEKSQQISNSAADGNTGGNGSSTNGTPNGNAYLSSSGYSSASQVMLNSDSSEAEQSSLGERHSTLPKYSPRGSVSDMSDSSSSPEPMSYNIKKEPTSMEMAGLENNMIPSGITNGIPNGMQNGAYHGSHSALVSPHQQSPPLAENVMDFQHHHQQQQQQCHMEISNPAPQATSAQRSVILYRSSSGCYPMESQRSEEQQSQQSRAPQHCQDMLTSKFSDCSMTITEVAEKLERTKTLDSPQYEYTNGHSESIEELQQRYNQQHDNHSLQHTKNHQNPFAPDLIHNNEERRSSFIQHNGYLNTLDEEPPVLTYEGGPQADGFYQENSSAKDTCSSDGDPRSSDKEGSTDDESPSSSSSDISSYHQKIEGIGGLYGECQAEVKGTALPHKLRLKYRALSNGASRAQVEGLVRTSMSPSPTLPQHPYLALSSNPHSGNGNGESKDAENEPEYVEDIKCQVNERPEAKNEGGKRGSSGGSGGRNKRRD, encoded by the coding sequence ATGGAAAGTCTCAGTATACACCTCCCATCCACCAGCAATAACAATGACGAGGAGGGTGACAGTTTTTCCCCGTACAATGGGAGCCTGCCATCCCCTTCTCCCGAAGGATCGGCACGCATTAGCCGCCAGTCTAAAGGTAGCAAGCCTACCGTCACCTCCCGTCGCAAGAGAGAGTTCATTTCTGATGAGAAGAAAGATGCTTGCTATTGGGAAAAACGGAGAAAGAACAACGAAGCAGCCAAGCGCTCAAGAGAAAAGCGTCGCCTCAATGACATGGTGTTGGAAAACCGAGTGATGGCACTGAATGAGGAGAATGTTCGTCTCAAGACGGAGCTCCTTCAGCTCAAGTTGCGCTTTGGCCTCATCAGCACAGCCTCCTACATGGAGAAAAGTCAGCAAATCTCCAACAGCGCCGCTGATGGAAACACTGGCGGCAATGGGAGCAGCACCAACGGCACCCCGAATGGTAACGCATACCTTTCGAGCAGCGGCTACTCCAGCGCATCCCAGGTGATGCTGAATTCAGACTCGTCAGAAGCTGAACAGTCGAGTCTCGGCGAGCGCCACTCCACGCTCCCCAAATATTCCCCCCGTGGCTCCGTGTCTGACATGTCTGACAGCTCTTCCAGCCCTGAACCCATGAGCTACAACATAAAGAAGGAGCCCACAAGCATGGAGATGGCTGGTCTGGAAAACAACATGATTCCCAGTGGGATCACTAATGGGATCCCCAATGGAATGCAGAATGGGGCTTACCATGGCAGCCACAGTGCTCTGGTTTCTCCTCACCAGCAAAGCCCCCCATTGGCTGAAAATGTCATGGACTTccagcatcatcatcaacagcaacagcagcagtgcCACATGGAGATCTCCAACCCCGCTCCTCAGGCCACCTCAGCTCAAAGGAGCGTCATTTTGTATCGCTCCAGCAGTGGCTGTTATCCCATGGAGAGCCAGAGGTCTGAGGAGCAGCAGTCCCAGCAGAGCAGAGCTCCTCAACATTGTCAGGACATGCTGACTTCCAAGTTCTCCGACTGCTCGATGACCATCACAGAGGTCGCTGAGAAGCTGGAGAGAACGAAGACCTTGGACTCTCCACAGTATGAGTACACCAACGGTCACTCTGAGTCaatagaggaactgcagcaaaGGTATAATCAGCAGCATGACAACCACAGTCTTCAGCACACTAAAAACCACCAGAACCCCTTCGCCCCTGATCTGATCCACAACAACGAGGAGCGGAGGTCCTCCTTCATACAGCACAATGGTTACCTCAACACACTGGATGAAGAGCCCCCGGTGCTCACCTATGAGGGAGGTCCCCAAGCTGATGGTTTCTATCAGGAGAACTCCTCTGCTAAAGACACTTGTTCAAGTGACGGAGACCCTCGTAGCTCTGATAAGGAGGGCTCCACAGATGATGAATccccctcctcatcctcctcagaTATCAGCAGCTACCACCAGAAGATTGAGGGAATTGGTGGTTTGTACGGTGAGTGCCAAGCCGAGGTCAAAGGCACTGCCCTTCCCCACAAGCTCCGCCTCAAGTACAGAGCTCTGTCCAATGGGGCATCGAGAGCACAGGTGGAGGGACTGGTCAGGACCTCGATGTCCCCTTCTCCCACTTTGCCTCAGCATCCTTACCTAGCTCTGTCCAGCAACCCTCACAGTGGCAATGGCAACGGGGAGAGCAAAGATGCTGAGAATGAGCCAGAGTATGTGGAAGACATCAAGTGTCAGGTGAATGAGAGGCCAGAGGCTAAAAATGAGGGAGGTAAAAGGGGATCCAGCGGTGGGAGCGGTGGGCGCAATAAGAGGCGAGATTAA